A region of Mycolicibacterium brumae DNA encodes the following proteins:
- a CDS encoding LysR family transcriptional regulator, whose translation MDWTLRELRFFVTAADAGSFTDAASQLHVSQAAVSRTIAGLEKTVGAQLLRRVPRGCEPTSTGGQILPHARRVLAEAQSFTEFLTSRHGVLRLGYAWAAVGRHTARLQRDWAARHPDIELQLIRHNSPSSGLAEGLCDVAITRRPVDDARFDAVIVGLERRLAAFASDDPQWSRRRQLRMDDFADRTIVIDPRVGNTSARLWAHSERQPQFIEFTETDVWLDLIAAGRAVGTTAEATAHHHPRPGVTYRPITDGPRIPVTLIWWHDHRPRGLDELVDALTQLYATG comes from the coding sequence ATGGATTGGACCCTGCGTGAACTGCGGTTTTTCGTGACCGCCGCGGACGCCGGATCATTCACCGACGCCGCGTCCCAATTGCACGTCTCCCAGGCCGCGGTGTCGCGAACCATCGCCGGGCTGGAGAAGACCGTCGGCGCCCAACTGCTGCGCCGGGTGCCCCGCGGCTGTGAGCCGACCTCCACCGGAGGTCAGATCCTGCCGCACGCGCGCCGGGTGTTGGCAGAGGCGCAGAGCTTCACCGAATTCCTCACCTCGCGGCACGGGGTGCTGCGCCTCGGGTACGCCTGGGCGGCCGTCGGGCGGCACACCGCAAGACTGCAGCGGGACTGGGCCGCGCGCCACCCGGACATCGAACTGCAGTTGATCCGGCACAATTCACCCAGCTCTGGACTGGCCGAGGGGCTCTGCGATGTCGCGATCACCCGGCGACCCGTCGACGACGCCCGGTTCGACGCGGTGATCGTCGGGCTGGAACGACGGCTCGCCGCCTTCGCCTCCGACGACCCGCAGTGGTCCCGACGCCGCCAGCTGCGGATGGACGATTTCGCCGACCGCACCATCGTCATCGATCCGCGGGTCGGCAACACGAGCGCCCGGCTGTGGGCGCACTCGGAGCGTCAGCCGCAGTTCATCGAGTTCACCGAGACCGACGTCTGGCTGGACTTGATCGCCGCGGGCCGCGCGGTCGGCACCACCGCCGAGGCCACCGCGCACCACCACCCGCGCCCGGGCGTGACGTACCGGCCGATCACCGACGGCCCGCGGATTCCGGTGACGCTGATCTGGTGGCACGACCACCGGCCGCGCGGCCTCGACGAACTCGTCGACGCGCTGACCCAGCTGTACGCGACGGGCTAA
- a CDS encoding IS3 family transposase, whose protein sequence is MSVARFVADQRTKYRVPHTITCALLGVSLAWFYKWIARADDPDGVHTERERRRAERDAAVKEAFGKARELHGSPRLVADLRDEGWAVSEKTVADSMRRQGLVARRIRRRRCLTVQDPSAPKFPDLVKRKFSADRPNQKWVGDITEIPTESGQKCYLATVIDLFGRRLLGSAMGLRPDAELACAAIKMAVAVRGGRAVIWREDPGQRVIFHSDRGSVYTSKLYAKTCRKLGIRQSMGRVGSCFDNAVAESFFSSLEWEVLSRNRFHDIVDARPVVMDWCHTFYNHQRRHSAADGLSPVDYEIREANTKPEAA, encoded by the coding sequence GTGAGCGTGGCACGCTTTGTCGCTGACCAGAGGACCAAATACCGTGTGCCGCATACGATCACGTGCGCTCTGCTGGGGGTGAGTCTGGCGTGGTTCTATAAGTGGATCGCCCGCGCGGATGACCCCGACGGTGTGCACACTGAGCGGGAGCGCCGCCGTGCTGAGCGTGACGCCGCGGTCAAGGAGGCGTTCGGCAAAGCCCGGGAATTGCACGGGTCACCGCGGTTGGTCGCAGACCTGCGTGATGAGGGGTGGGCGGTCTCGGAGAAGACGGTGGCCGATTCGATGCGCCGTCAGGGGTTGGTGGCGCGGCGGATCCGCCGGCGGCGGTGCCTGACGGTTCAGGATCCGTCGGCGCCGAAGTTCCCTGACCTGGTGAAACGGAAGTTCAGCGCCGATCGGCCGAATCAGAAATGGGTGGGCGATATCACCGAGATTCCGACGGAGTCGGGTCAGAAGTGCTACTTGGCCACCGTGATCGATTTGTTTGGCCGGCGGCTGCTGGGGTCGGCGATGGGCCTGCGTCCGGACGCCGAGTTGGCGTGCGCGGCGATCAAGATGGCCGTGGCGGTCCGCGGCGGCCGGGCGGTGATCTGGCGTGAAGATCCTGGTCAGCGGGTGATTTTCCACAGCGACCGGGGCAGCGTCTATACCTCCAAGTTGTACGCCAAGACGTGCCGGAAGCTGGGGATCCGGCAGTCGATGGGTCGGGTGGGATCATGTTTCGACAACGCGGTCGCGGAATCGTTCTTCTCATCGCTGGAGTGGGAAGTGCTGTCCCGCAACCGTTTTCATGATATTGTGGATGCGCGTCCAGTGGTCATGGATTGGTGTCACACTTTCTACAATCACCAACGCCGGCACAGTGCCGCAGACGGGTTATCGCCCGTCGACTACGAAATCAGGGAAGCCAACACCAAGCCGGAAGCGGCATAA
- a CDS encoding DUF6262 family protein: MRADNSSHLVAAAKQRHEQTRAKAIAALHDLDRAGAAISFQAVADRADVSRSWLYTQTDLKDEIRRIRARRPPAPGHPTKSPQPASDASLRQRLTLAHQRIRELDEDNHRLRSQIAHLHGQIRASRTTTSKTLSTTQQP, from the coding sequence ATGCGTGCTGACAACAGCTCTCACCTTGTCGCCGCGGCCAAGCAGCGCCATGAACAGACCCGAGCCAAAGCGATCGCCGCCCTACATGACCTCGACCGGGCCGGCGCCGCGATCAGTTTCCAGGCCGTGGCCGACCGCGCCGATGTCTCACGATCCTGGCTCTACACCCAAACCGACCTCAAAGACGAAATCCGCAGGATCCGTGCCCGACGCCCGCCCGCGCCCGGCCACCCCACGAAATCTCCCCAACCCGCCAGTGACGCATCGCTACGGCAACGGCTTACCCTCGCTCACCAACGGATCCGGGAACTCGATGAGGATAACCACCGACTCCGCAGTCAAATTGCCCATCTCCACGGCCAAATCCGCGCCAGCCGGACAACTACGTCGAAGACACTGTCCACGACGCAACAACCATGA
- a CDS encoding tyrosine-type recombinase/integrase has translation MSTPAARSTAVGVSGFAERLAAAVRPEFQVEVLVPTIGDPILGTPACVVAGCVRSTSYDRLCQPHYRRWTIQGRPGLADWACSADPMVAGRRPLKICAVVGCGYGQHRYHLCYRHSRQWDSADRPDLASWTPPVAAAAAVCGVTGCGLWSELDAGWCRSHHVRWRQRGRPSTTEFIAYCADYGEDRFDLRSLPPRLRVEIQYALQCRVDGERARTPPRAIQPLVNHLAESGEVSLLDQSLACWQEGLPAKVISTGRAFLSYAIDCLLDLRDGTGWDAEYPQDVWLLRRLAIPGAGHGARLDFTPIQPTWLRGLVKRWCRWRLSCGIGLRQVRKDHISLLRLSRLTPGLSDSNSPAALTRPALEAYLAALAVEVPHTKTRHGDIGAVTGFLRGVRQHRWASLPVDADLYPDDHPKLEQSSASRAIPEFVMNQLETPENLDRIADPRIRLLIDILIGAGLRIGDATRLNIDCLIPDAAGATYLRYRNHKMRREAIVPIDDRLAAAIAEQQQRTLTKHPDSTVLITRTHANPHGRHPIGPGTFDLRLRQWLADIAVIDELGRPVRVTPHQFRHTYATRLINNDVSQEVVRRLLDHTSHTMTARYARLADTTIRAQWERARKIDIHGQPVDTSGDGLLGDAEWMNHNLARAKMTLPNGYCGLPLQKSCPHANACLTCPVFITTPEFLPQHHAQRTQTLQLITAAEARGQQRMAQTNRTVLANLDTIITALESAPKDPKHAC, from the coding sequence ATGAGCACACCGGCGGCACGATCCACGGCGGTCGGTGTGAGTGGATTCGCCGAGAGGCTGGCCGCCGCGGTGAGGCCTGAGTTCCAGGTTGAGGTGTTGGTGCCTACGATCGGCGATCCGATCCTGGGCACCCCGGCATGTGTTGTTGCCGGATGTGTTCGCTCGACCAGCTACGACAGATTGTGTCAGCCGCATTATCGCCGTTGGACGATCCAGGGGCGCCCCGGCCTCGCGGACTGGGCGTGCTCAGCGGACCCGATGGTGGCCGGGCGTCGTCCGTTGAAGATTTGCGCGGTGGTCGGCTGCGGATACGGTCAGCACCGATATCACTTGTGCTACCGGCATTCCCGCCAATGGGACAGTGCCGACCGTCCCGATCTGGCGTCCTGGACACCGCCCGTGGCGGCCGCTGCGGCGGTGTGTGGGGTGACTGGCTGCGGGTTGTGGTCTGAGCTCGATGCTGGTTGGTGCCGCTCCCACCACGTTCGTTGGCGTCAGCGCGGGCGCCCGTCGACGACGGAGTTCATCGCATACTGCGCTGACTACGGCGAGGACCGATTCGACTTGCGATCCCTGCCACCGCGACTGCGCGTGGAGATCCAGTACGCATTGCAGTGCCGTGTTGACGGCGAGCGGGCACGCACCCCGCCGCGGGCGATCCAACCGTTGGTGAACCATCTCGCCGAATCCGGTGAGGTGTCGCTGCTGGACCAATCGCTGGCGTGTTGGCAAGAAGGCTTGCCCGCCAAGGTGATTAGCACCGGGCGGGCGTTCCTCAGCTACGCTATCGACTGCCTGCTCGACCTGCGTGACGGCACCGGATGGGACGCCGAGTATCCCCAAGACGTGTGGCTGCTGCGGCGGCTGGCAATCCCCGGGGCGGGCCACGGCGCTCGACTCGACTTCACACCGATCCAACCGACCTGGCTACGCGGCCTGGTCAAACGCTGGTGCCGGTGGCGGCTGTCGTGTGGGATTGGACTTCGGCAGGTCCGCAAGGACCACATATCGCTTCTGCGGCTATCCCGGCTGACACCAGGTCTAAGCGATTCGAACAGCCCAGCAGCGCTGACGCGGCCCGCGCTGGAGGCCTATCTGGCCGCCCTCGCAGTCGAGGTTCCCCACACCAAGACCCGCCACGGCGACATCGGCGCGGTGACTGGATTCCTTCGCGGAGTGCGCCAACACCGTTGGGCAAGTTTGCCCGTCGATGCTGATCTCTATCCCGACGACCATCCCAAGCTCGAACAGTCCTCAGCCTCACGAGCAATCCCGGAGTTCGTGATGAACCAGCTCGAAACCCCGGAGAACCTCGATCGCATCGCTGACCCGCGCATCCGGCTGCTCATCGATATCCTCATCGGCGCTGGGCTGCGGATCGGCGATGCCACACGGCTGAACATCGACTGTCTTATCCCAGACGCCGCCGGGGCGACGTACTTGCGTTACCGCAACCACAAGATGCGCCGTGAAGCCATCGTGCCCATCGACGACCGTCTCGCCGCAGCCATCGCAGAACAGCAACAACGAACCCTGACAAAGCATCCCGACTCCACGGTGTTGATCACGCGCACCCATGCCAATCCCCACGGCCGCCACCCCATCGGGCCCGGGACGTTCGATCTGCGCCTGAGGCAATGGCTGGCCGACATCGCTGTCATCGACGAACTCGGTCGCCCAGTCAGAGTCACACCGCACCAATTCCGACACACCTACGCCACCCGGCTGATCAACAACGACGTCTCCCAGGAAGTCGTCCGCAGGCTGCTCGATCACACCAGCCACACCATGACCGCCCGATATGCCCGCCTGGCCGACACCACAATCCGTGCCCAGTGGGAACGTGCTCGCAAAATTGATATCCACGGCCAGCCCGTCGACACCAGCGGCGACGGGCTGCTCGGCGATGCCGAGTGGATGAACCACAACCTCGCCCGAGCGAAAATGACACTGCCCAACGGGTATTGCGGTCTCCCACTGCAGAAGTCCTGCCCGCACGCCAACGCGTGCCTGACCTGCCCGGTATTCATCACCACCCCCGAATTCCTGCCTCAGCACCACGCTCAACGCACCCAGACCCTGCAATTGATCACCGCCGCCGAAGCCCGCGGCCAACAACGGATGGCCCAGACTAACCGCACCGTGCTGGCCAACCTCGACACCATCATCACCGCACTCGAATCCGCCCCGAAGGACCCGAAACATGCGTGCTGA
- a CDS encoding EamA family transporter has protein sequence MTSTLAADRQEQRRGVGVALMLTSSAANQTGAALGAMAFPVIGPVGVVAVRQLVSAAVLAPIVRPRFRGLSRQQWLPILGLVAVFSVMNVSLYAAVERIGLALAVTLEFLGPLTVAVASSRRGADIGCAVLAGIGVVVLTNPGPSTDVVGVGLALLAAAAWGCYVLLNRSAGRQLPGLQGPAVASLLAAALWAPIAVIWFIGHPPTPAALALAAACAIGASVVPYITDLMALRRVSTHMFGVFTSINPVWAALAGWLLLRQQLAVHEWVGIAVIVASNVLVSARR, from the coding sequence GTGACCAGCACCCTCGCGGCCGACCGGCAGGAGCAGCGGCGCGGTGTCGGCGTCGCGCTGATGCTGACCAGCTCGGCGGCGAACCAGACCGGCGCGGCGCTGGGCGCGATGGCGTTTCCGGTGATCGGACCGGTCGGGGTGGTCGCCGTTCGCCAACTCGTCAGCGCCGCGGTGCTGGCCCCGATCGTCCGCCCCCGCTTCCGCGGCCTGAGCCGCCAGCAATGGCTGCCGATCCTCGGGCTGGTCGCCGTGTTCAGCGTCATGAACGTGAGCCTGTACGCGGCCGTCGAGCGGATCGGGCTCGCGCTGGCGGTCACCCTGGAGTTCCTCGGCCCTCTGACCGTCGCCGTCGCTAGTTCGCGGCGCGGCGCCGATATCGGCTGCGCCGTGCTGGCCGGGATCGGCGTGGTGGTGCTGACCAATCCGGGCCCGAGCACCGACGTCGTCGGCGTCGGGTTGGCGCTGCTGGCCGCGGCGGCCTGGGGCTGCTACGTGCTGCTGAACCGGTCCGCCGGGCGACAGCTGCCCGGCCTGCAGGGACCCGCGGTGGCGAGCCTGCTGGCCGCGGCGCTGTGGGCGCCGATCGCGGTGATCTGGTTCATCGGGCATCCGCCCACCCCGGCCGCGTTGGCGCTGGCCGCGGCCTGCGCGATCGGGGCCTCGGTGGTGCCCTACATCACTGACCTGATGGCGCTGCGCCGGGTGTCCACGCACATGTTCGGTGTCTTCACCAGCATCAACCCGGTGTGGGCGGCGCTGGCGGGCTGGTTGTTGCTGCGCC
- a CDS encoding transposase translates to MSEKRKKYDREFREGAVRIVHETGKPIAQVARDLGVNEGTLGNWVTRDREAREGRGELSRDDVEELKRLRGEVAELRMERVIYSPLVGCL, encoded by the coding sequence ATGTCAGAGAAACGGAAGAAGTACGACCGGGAGTTCCGTGAAGGAGCTGTTCGGATCGTTCATGAGACGGGTAAGCCGATTGCCCAGGTCGCTCGGGATCTGGGGGTCAACGAGGGCACCTTGGGCAATTGGGTCACTCGGGACCGGGAGGCCCGGGAGGGCCGTGGGGAGTTGAGCCGCGACGATGTCGAGGAGCTCAAACGCCTGCGCGGTGAGGTCGCTGAGCTGCGGATGGAGCGTGTTATCTACAGCCCATTGGTTGGGTGTCTTTGA
- a CDS encoding LLM class flavin-dependent oxidoreductase has product MDVGLHALGIGTGAERTVIDAVAAAAERTGFATIWAGDQLGEHDDFPPDWLDPFVTLSFVAAATNTIELATGVLPLPERNPVIVARQAASLHRLSNGRLALGVGVGRRLAEFSSLGMPFDQHEEWFAEYVATIRAMWRDDRRFIPVILGGNDEDSLRRVAAWGDGWYGFQLADVEEAAVCTSTLRRLCREAGRDRGDLRLAVSLRDPEPGDLRRLADVGVDQLVLVDSPPADPLAAEAWVAGLARQWMRVLS; this is encoded by the coding sequence GTGGATGTCGGACTGCACGCGCTGGGCATCGGCACGGGCGCCGAACGGACCGTGATCGACGCGGTGGCCGCTGCCGCCGAACGAACGGGATTCGCCACCATCTGGGCCGGCGACCAACTCGGCGAGCACGACGACTTCCCGCCGGATTGGCTCGACCCGTTCGTCACGCTGAGCTTCGTCGCCGCGGCCACCAACACCATCGAGCTGGCCACCGGGGTTTTGCCGCTGCCGGAGCGCAACCCGGTCATCGTCGCCCGTCAGGCGGCGTCGCTGCACCGGCTGTCCAACGGCCGACTGGCGCTGGGCGTCGGGGTGGGCCGGCGGCTGGCCGAGTTCAGCTCGCTGGGTATGCCGTTCGACCAGCACGAGGAATGGTTCGCGGAGTACGTGGCCACCATCCGGGCGATGTGGCGCGACGACCGGCGGTTCATCCCGGTGATCCTCGGCGGCAACGACGAGGATTCGCTGCGTCGGGTCGCAGCCTGGGGCGACGGCTGGTACGGCTTCCAACTGGCCGACGTCGAGGAGGCCGCGGTCTGCACCTCCACGCTGCGGCGGCTGTGCCGCGAAGCCGGCCGCGACCGGGGCGATCTGCGGCTGGCGGTGTCCCTGCGCGATCCCGAGCCGGGGGACCTGCGCCGCCTCGCCGACGTCGGCGTCGACCAGTTGGTGCTGGTCGACAGCCCGCCGGCGGACCCCCTCGCCGCCGAGGCCTGGGTCGCCGGGCTGGCCCGGCAGTGGATGCGCGTGCTCAGTTAG
- a CDS encoding tyrosine-type recombinase/integrase — MTPSPGYVVQRVVMPFGDLESWTVVGADACTVEPVEAFLAHLHAVERSVNTVRAYAHDLRDWFAFCARAGLVWSNVRLEDVGRFVAWLRLGPESRDVPNVVALPTLASAGCSEATVNRKLSAVSAFYEFHQRHGVDLGDLLVTWQRRRSGGSSWRPLLAHLGSRPERTSRIRLRADKQLPSTLDEQQVAAVLESCERLRDRLLFTVLAETGLRIGEALGLRHEDIDAAACVVSVVGRANTNGARAKSGSRQVPVPGRLIRMYCDYLHVEYGDLDSDYVFVNLWADPVGAPMTYRSVHDLTLRLRSRTGIRFSPHVFRHTYATSLLRRGVAVEVVSKLLGHASIATTGDTYSHLSVADARRALVAAGVLDHGSGL, encoded by the coding sequence ATGACGCCCTCGCCGGGTTACGTGGTGCAGCGGGTGGTGATGCCGTTCGGCGATCTGGAATCGTGGACGGTGGTGGGTGCCGATGCGTGCACGGTGGAGCCGGTCGAGGCGTTCCTGGCTCATCTGCATGCGGTGGAACGCTCCGTCAACACCGTGCGTGCGTATGCCCATGATCTTCGGGACTGGTTCGCGTTTTGTGCCCGGGCGGGTCTGGTGTGGTCGAATGTGCGTCTGGAGGATGTGGGCCGGTTCGTCGCCTGGCTGAGACTGGGGCCAGAGAGTCGGGATGTGCCTAACGTGGTGGCGCTGCCGACCCTGGCGTCGGCGGGGTGCTCAGAGGCCACGGTGAACCGGAAACTGTCGGCGGTGTCGGCGTTCTATGAGTTCCATCAGCGTCACGGTGTCGATCTGGGTGATCTTTTGGTGACGTGGCAGCGACGCAGGTCTGGCGGTAGCTCGTGGCGGCCTTTGTTGGCGCACTTGGGTTCTCGACCGGAGCGGACCAGCAGGATCCGGTTGCGCGCCGACAAGCAGTTGCCGTCGACACTGGATGAGCAGCAGGTGGCGGCGGTGCTGGAGTCGTGCGAGCGGCTGCGGGACCGGTTGTTGTTCACTGTGCTGGCCGAGACCGGGCTGCGTATTGGGGAGGCTCTGGGATTGCGCCATGAGGACATTGACGCCGCTGCGTGCGTGGTGTCGGTGGTGGGCCGGGCGAATACCAATGGGGCGCGGGCCAAGTCCGGTTCGCGTCAAGTTCCGGTGCCGGGCCGTCTGATTCGCATGTATTGCGATTACCTGCATGTCGAGTACGGCGATCTCGATAGCGATTATGTCTTCGTCAATCTGTGGGCCGATCCGGTGGGGGCGCCGATGACCTACCGCAGCGTTCACGACTTGACGCTGCGGCTTCGTTCCAGGACAGGAATCCGGTTTTCCCCGCACGTATTCCGTCATACATACGCGACGAGCCTGCTGCGTCGTGGAGTCGCGGTCGAGGTGGTCAGCAAGTTGCTCGGACACGCCTCGATCGCCACGACCGGTGACACGTATTCGCACCTGAGCGTGGCGGACGCTCGCCGAGCGCTCGTGGCCGCAGGCGTTCTCGATCACGGCAGCGGACTGTGA